The Penaeus monodon isolate SGIC_2016 chromosome 17, NSTDA_Pmon_1, whole genome shotgun sequence genome contains the following window.
cgaggcctcctcctcctcctcctcctcctcccttctggaGCAGCTGGAGGACCTGGTGAGCCACCCGCAGGAGGAGCTGACGGAGAGCGTGGAGGACGGCCTGCTTCAGGAGTGCCTTTATTCCAGCAGCGAGAGTCTGGTCGAAAGCAACCAGACGGCGTCTACCTGCCACTTAGTGAGATCCTCGGACGAGTGTGAAGTGACGTGCAAAATCGCAACAGTGAGTTGCAGTGAGTTGTGTGCAAGTGACTCCCCGCCAACTTGTCGCAAGGGCAGTTCGTTAGAAAATTTACCCGTTGAAAAAATTCACTGCAGAAGGACGTGTGGCCAAAATGAGTCTCAAAGTACTTCTGTGGAGGAAAATTGTTCAGTGAAATCCTTGCTGGAGGAAAATTGTTCAGTGAAATCCTTGCTGGAGGAAAATTGTTCAGTGAAATCCTTGCTGGTTGAAAAATGTTCAGTGAAATCCTTGCCGGAGGAAAATTGTTCATTGAAGTCCTTGCCGGAGGAAAAATGCTCTGTGAAAACCTTGCTGGAGGAAAATAAACTTGGTGATACCGGTGTTCAGGAAAATCCACGTAAGAATTCTTCATCTGTGAACCGGTTGGAAGCAAGTGACGAGACCCCCGAGAAACCCTATGTGATAGAGAGTGAATTTGGATGGTCTCTTGTCGAGGAGAACCACCCCGAAGGATCCTGTTCCAGAGAAGCTGGTGGAAATTCTCCTGCTGAACTTCAGAGATCTTACTCAGAGGAAGATCATCTCGAAGCGTCCagcgaagaagaaaatgaatgcgACAGTTCCTTTGCAGAATCGATTAGCCTCGAGGAAAATCAATCGGCAAAACCAACTAGCGCGGAAAATCGAGTCGCAGCGCCCAACGCGGATGACAACCAAGAACTTGAGAAGAACCCCATAGCAGGCTCTGGCGCCGTTGAAACCCTATCAGCAAGTCAGCTCAGGAAGCCTAGTGCTGAGGCCCATCAGCACGACCCCGAGAAAGGGGAGGAATCCGCGGAAAAGAACGGAAAACCGGACGACCCCGACGGGAAATTCTCTCACTTGGAACACCGGGCCCAAAATGTCCGGAACGGGGTGGCAGGCATCACCCGCCTCGCGGTCGAAAGTATGGTTGATTTCGTCAGCTTGGACAACCAGGTGTCGAGTCTCCTGAGATCTGTGCGGGACACGTTCCGCCAGAGCAAGATAGTCGTGGCCCTGGAGAGCCTCTGCAACATCCTGGAGCAACGTCTGGAGGAGGAATGGTGGGCGGCATACGACCTGCACCTCGCGCCCTCCGAGAGAAACTATATCGTGTGAATTCCCGGTAAAGTCCTGTGCCGCCTGAAGGATAGGAAATACCAAAGATATTTTCGAAGTGATTATGAAAGAAAGTTTTATGTGAATAGATAGGAAATAGAATAGGAAAGACAGAAAATTATatgtgaatagataaaaaaaaaaagttacatgtgaatagataaaaaaaaaaaaaagttacatgtgaatagataaaaaaaaagttatatgtgaatagacaagaacaacaaaaaggaaaaaaaaagatacacgtgaatagataaaaaaggaaaggtataTGTGAATAGATACGAAAATTGAAACGCAGCTTTAAGGAAGAAACCAAAACACGAAATTCAGCCATATGCATTTTCCCTTATCTGCGTTTCGTTTCCCTTGGACCGATGGACAAGCAAGGCCCAGTATATGACATTTCTGTTTACCtctatttgttgtgttgttgttagagATCCTAGATTTTTATTTCTGGACCAGcaggcatgatttttttttatatattttctctggtCCAAAATGGTGCTGGTAGAGCTGGCTTTATTCGCACCCTCGTGTATTATAAGTTCTTGTTCTTCTAAGGAGAATATTTGTCTTGATAtctgattccctttttttaatgtgaataaagtattttatattatagcatCGTTTTAATAACACAAACTAACTTTATATTAAAAACAGACACATAATGGCTGACTTCCTTCGTGCAGTGAGTCATAGAGAAACCTGATCTATCCCACTGCATAGAAagatattaagaaaaaacaaatatggtttgggtttattttgcGTTTAAGTCCGTGGTATTAGCGATCAGCCACAGACCAAGGCGCACCACTTAATACGTCAACCTGATACCGCAATACCACAATCAGAAAAACGAATTTCACTCAGGACTCTACGCGTACCGTTGTTATCTGGGATAAACGGTTGCGTGTAGGTAACCCTTCGTTAAAATCTTTCGGTGCAATATCGGTAACTTTATAAGGCGTTACGTTACCGTCCTGAAACTCAAGGCGACATTCCCGAACCACAGATGAAACCGCAACGTGAAGGAATGTTGCACTATATCGTGTGTCTTTTCCTTATGCATGAATTACAGTGTGATTCTCACGCATTTTGACGCGGAAGAGAAAATCGCCTGGGtcaaaaccacacccaacacccaactCGAAACGTTTAGGCGAAACACTCCATCGCGCATTTCCTAAACCTGCCGATTCGAAACCCACACTCTTAaaagacatagagaaaaaaaaacactatgtatatatatatataaatcacactaTTCCAACGACCGACAAAGTGGACTTGGAAAGGAATATCAAGTAACCTTATCGACGTCACAGAATCTCCTTCTTGCTGGGAAAGTCACATTCTTTTTGGTCGGGTGAGGCGGACCGAAGATTATCGTGGGATTATCATCTTTCCGCTCGCCGTGATGGAGGGAGATGTGCCTGACGCTGCATTGGTCAGGTACATATCTCTTGTATGCCTATTCATTATGAAGGATAGCGCGTATTTATTACGAAGGGTATGGTCTATTTattatgaatgggaaaaaaatcacaatgcacaaactagatgaaatttaaaaagggaaaaacagtttCGAAATACTCCCGAATTCCATCATCAGGtctgttattaattttatgtgcatatacatacatatatatatatatgtgtgtgtgtgtgtgtgagagagagagagagagagagagagaaagaaccttGAACATCACCTATGTGGTTCGTAAGAGCTAATATGCTACCCCATAATACagtaatggaagagaaaaaatatatataaaagagccacatttttttgaaaatgggtcAAATCGTaaatatcgaaaataaaaaaacagatttttgtttctattataaaACGGAGTAAGTTTAAATAAACATCTAGTAATATCTAGTATCCCACGACGCGCCCTGATTGGCCAAACGTAGTGACGTCATTTTGCTCCGccccttttccacccttttcaAGTTGTGCGATATTTtttgcaacatattttttttgaaaaggattcAGGATCGAcatcaatgatgaaaaaaaataatcgaaaaagaaaccaagaaaagaaaCACCGAAAATCCCTGTTAATATGAACAATAACAGACAAATAGGCGAGGCTTAACACAGCTTAAATCCATCTGTTGATTTTGGATGCAGCCTAAGTTAAATTTTATCCGCTGATTTACTTAATATTACATTCTTGGCATTTCACATATCGACATAGACAGTATGGATAACAGCtcaatatacatcaca
Protein-coding sequences here:
- the LOC119583767 gene encoding uncharacterized protein LOC119583767, with the translated sequence MSQTQTPVAVALARVAARDGKGVRTAVAADSETSEKDEEAETCALHLVWANRYDVEIRRLRAEIKRQRYLLKLMNAEKSSLSTSSFVSLVEYEQRMQEGCAYDSSFDADGVRSSEAPTGRGDPARSRASSGSCVEELHGSFPSMDSGVFLPFDAGEGQGEASSSSSSSSLLEQLEDLVSHPQEELTESVEDGLLQECLYSSSESLVESNQTASTCHLVRSSDECEVTCKIATVSCSELCASDSPPTCRKGSSLENLPVEKIHCRRTCGQNESQSTSVEENCSVKSLLEENCSVKSLLEENCSVKSLLVEKCSVKSLPEENCSLKSLPEEKCSVKTLLEENKLGDTGVQENPRKNSSSVNRLEASDETPEKPYVIESEFGWSLVEENHPEGSCSREAGGNSPAELQRSYSEEDHLEASSEEENECDSSFAESISLEENQSAKPTSAENRVAAPNADDNQELEKNPIAGSGAVETLSASQLRKPSAEAHQHDPEKGEESAEKNGKPDDPDGKFSHLEHRAQNVRNGVAGITRLAVESMVDFVSLDNQVSSLLRSVRDTFRQSKIVVALESLCNILEQRLEEEWWAAYDLHLAPSERNYIV